Proteins encoded by one window of Hemiscyllium ocellatum isolate sHemOce1 chromosome 50, sHemOce1.pat.X.cur, whole genome shotgun sequence:
- the pogzb gene encoding pogo transposable element with ZNF domain isoform X1, protein MADTDLFMECEEEELEPWQLIEDDVVDDTGGGMLLSATNNVTTGTKAGMTPVSVGDLPNNEAEKKTMLAVVSPNSNAGGAPVMNSSGQPLIVAQNPPSLGSQMAVPPMYPSTAMQVLQDSKTGATSSVSGQPIFITTQGFTMKDLRSVQNPVGIVLNVQGGQGAVPYQTKPLTLVPGTWNNEPAATQFVKSAVGVPQLWSPVTSIRPATSTFPGSVTTVIPATVTIRSTVPPVTQKTPAQTSPTQSHLQPKCLTQPMASLAPSQPPHSHLQPPALPRPQAHPHSQSSMLHHPHPLQLPNHDHKLGGSVTGRARIDDNRQKSQKGAGDVNLQSGWAEWPQPPASSFVNFLQNTNLIRLKATDSTSPEIRPKPEEVVKSSILPPVQITTITTTAAAASQLIHKNSLNHTTPFKLPESNMNNGVPIPMDCPKCNIHFNIMESLKVHMAYCCPQLLNPATPSKVPQQQPHPAPPAPPPPPPPPPPPPPAPTPPSVPQQQQQQPPPQQQQQPSAKLAEPSQGKLIMLVDDFYYGRDEGSTYQMLQEMKTNTTFRCFSCLKRLKNNIRFMNHMKHHLELEQQNEDTIENHTTCQHCFRQYATPFQLQCHIENVHSPYETTTKCKICELAFETEQLFLQHMKDTHKPGEMPYVCQVCEYRSSVYLEVDNHFRMIHEDTKNLLCPYCFKVLKNSSAYQQHYMKHQKKSVYPCNKCRLQFISAKEKMEHKVEHHKTFKKPKQLEGLQPGTKVTIRTSMGQARAAGGPVQEVPTRKVYPPVMPPKPQEPPACSTVHTIPAVAKAVPKAEKRKAVERISPLLIDMQDVRKLYGNQVCLECNIDITNVSNVSNHFPTYVHCSRCRYSTSCSRAYADHMISYHTQRGKPKYLMFGKVKKSAVLLVCTSCTFAVETGDGDEMAQHLDQNPGHGPCCFVTFSVGDRKGKAAKVMEEPQPASQSKLTVSDSEGEEVGSSSVQNPPAEEEQKDESLDPSVSEVKNPVVKSQQVKTVRLSTVCSSNYINAKISTRPALSSSPTQPAAASDGNESGAGEGQAAPPDPASPISVEEERSSPPPVCVAEDHTAFSPERAVEEESRPGPTSDTEDKNAVGSPMPVEEGDNNVSNPASDEENKSVSSPPQCAALAREAASSPEPAEEESELSKAGTDGESQPRESPPQRKSLSEQEVKVVLHALCCGMRAATERYGESRSRVEQWLNQCAQQLDLLSVDSEAGASTLLSLEAEERLVEWVLLQRERQLPLTEETFLLRLSELLGSPGPGPDPDSSSRCLWGVGFLLRHNLIAYAKITVARQLPREMEGDARSFLEFAQRLIAGREFPRRMIGNVDEIPIFLEPEVLSRPEGTPGALGVTGDGQPQFVVVFTLLADGGLLPTMVFSRGGLPPWLTVPSGVLLEVKEAGHGESEVLELWLSRVWQGHAAQARRGRSALVLDADRGHLSDGFIDRLSRCCSLPLVVPAGCTSRLQPLDMCVSQAFRNFLQKRWAEYAREARCYRDVYGDVLQSLLNWVAEVAEFVAANSDLVRQSFAAAGLVPGTASAQHRAAVQEELVTFLQEQLELGARPDDGAAGGDQAPGALPSDPRLLTRLFEAESDAESFHGFPENDL, encoded by the exons CTGGTGGTGCCCCTGTGATGAACTCGAGCGGTCAGCCTCTGATTGTAGCCCAGAACCCTCCTAGCCTCGGCTCCCAGATGGCTGTGCCGCCAATGTACCCGTCCACTGCCATGCAGGTTTTGCAGGATTCGAAGACCGGGGCGACCAGCAGTGTCTCAGGGCAGCCCATCTTCATCACCACACAA GGTTTCACCATGAAGGATCTGAGGTCTGTACAGAATCCAGTTGGGATTGTGCTGAATGTCCAGGGTGGTCAGGGAGCTGTCCCGTACCAGACTAAACCTCTGACTTTAGTGCCAGGTACGTGGAACAATGAGCCAG cagctacacAGTTTGTCAAGTCTGCGGTGGGAGTGCCTCAGCTGTGGTCCCCGGTCACATCCATCAGGCCAGCGACCAGCACCTTCCCGGGCTCGGTCACCACGGTGATTCCGGCCACGGTGACCATCCGGAGCACGGTGCCGCCCGTGACCCAGAAGACGCCGGCACAGACGAgccccacccagtcccacctGCAGCCCAAGTGCCTGACCCAGCCCATGGCTTCCCTGGCGCCATCCCAGCCCCCGCACTCTCACCTCCAGCCCCCGGCTCTGCCTCGGCCCCAGGCTCACCCCCACTCTCAGTCCAGCATGCTGCACCATCCGCACCCTCTTCAGCTTCCAAACCACGATCACAAACTCG GAGGGTCGGTCACCGGAAGGGCACGCATCGACGACAACCGGCAAAAGAGCCAGAAAGGGGCGGGAGATGTGAACTTGCAGTcaggatgggccgaatggccgcaGCCTCCTGCTAGCAGCTTCG TGAACTTCCTCCAGAACACTAATCTCATCCGGCTGAAGGCAACCGACTCCACGAGTCCCGAGATCCGACCGAAgcctgaggaggtggtgaagAGCAGCATCCTCCCGCCGGTGCAGATCACCACCATCACTACCACGGCCGCAGCTGCCTCCCAGCTCATCCACAAGAACTCGCTCAACCACACCACTCCCTTCAAAC TGCCTGAGAGCAATATGAATAATGGGGTCCCCATCCCAATGGATTGTCCGAAATGCAACATTCATTTCAACATCATGGAATCCTTGAAGGTCCACATGGCA TACTGCTGCCCCCAGCTTTTGAATCCTGCAACACCTAGCAAGGTGCCTCAGCAGCAACCCCACCCAGCCCCTCCtgcaccgccccctccccctccacctccaccaccaccacccccagcccctaccccaccctcagtaccacaacagcagcagcagcagccgccgccgcaacagcagcagcagccatCGGCCAAGCTGGCTGAACCTTCGCAGGGCAAGCTGATCATGCTGGTGGACGATTTCTACTACGGGCGGGATGAGGGCAGCACCTACCAGATGCTGCAGGAAATGAAGACCAACACCACCTTCAGGTGCTTCAGCTGTCTGAAGCGACTGAAGAACAACATCAG GTTCATGAACCACATGAAGCACCATCTGGAACTAGAGCAGCAGAATGAAGACACCATTGAGAACCACACGACCTGCCAGCATTGCTTCCGCCAGTACGCCACTCCATTCCAGCTTCAGTGTCATATCGAGAATGTGCACAGCCCCTACGAGACCACCA CCAAATGTAAGATCTGCGAGCTAGCCTTCGAAACAGAACAGCTTTTCCTGCAGCACATGAAGGACACCCACAAACCAGGAGAAATGCCCTACGTCTGCCAG GTGTGTGAGTACCGCTCGTCGGTGTACTTGGAGGTGGATAACCATTTCCGAATGATACACGAGGACACTAAAAACCTGCTCTGCCCGTACTGTTTCAAAGTGCTGAAGAACAGCAGTGCCTACCAGCAACACTACATGAAGCACCAG AAGAAGAGTGTCTACCCCTGTAATAAGTGCAGACTCCAGTTCATCAGTGCCAAGGAGAAAATGGAACACAAGGTTGAACACCACAAGACATTTAAGAAACCGAAGCAGCTGGAAGGATTGCAGCCTGGTACCAAG GTTACGATAAGGACCTCGATGGGACAGGCCCGGGCCGCTGGTGGGCCCGTGCAGGAGGTCCCCACCAGAAAGGTCTACCCCCCGGTGATGCCCCCAAAGCCACAGGAGCCCCCAGCTTGCTCAACTGTTCACACCATCCCTGCGGTCGCCAAGGCCGTGCCCAAGGCAGAGAAGAGGAAGGCAGTGGAGAGGATAAGCCCGTTGCTCATTGACATGCAGGACGTCAG GAAGCTGTATGGTAACCAGGTCTGTCTGGAGTGCAACATAGACATCACTAACGTCAGCAACGTCAGCAACCACTTCCCCACTTACGTGCACTGCTCCCGCTGTCGGTACAGCACAAGCTGCAGCCGGGCTTATGCTGATCACATGATCAG TTACCACACTCAACGCGGGAAACCAAAATACTTGATGTTTGGAAAAGTGAAGAAAAG CGCGGTTCTCCTTGTCTGCACATCCTGCACGTTCGCCGTGGAGACGGGAGACGGAGACGAGATGGCCCAGCACTTAGATCAGAACCCAGGCCATGGACCCTGTTGCTTTGTGACCTTTTCTG TGGGGGATCGCAAGGGCAAAGCAGCCAAAGTAATGGAGGAGCCGCAGCCAGCCTCCCAGTCAAAGCTGACTGTCTCTGATTCGGAAGGAGAAGAGGTAGGGAGTAGCAGTGTGCAGAACCCTCCAGCTGAGGAAGAGCAGAAAGATGAAAGTCTGG ATCCATCAGTCAGTGAGGTCAAGAATCCGGTTGTCAA GTCTCAGCAAGTCAAGACCGTGCGACTGAGCACTGTCTGCTCCAGCAACTACATCAACGCAAAGATCAGCACGCGGCCAGCCCTCTCCAGCTCACCAACCCAACCCGCAGCCGCCAGCGACGGGAATGAATCAGGGGCAGGAGAAGGCCAGGCTGCCCCTCCAGACCCAGCGAGTCCAATCTCCGTGGAGGAAGAGAGGAGCAGCCCGCCTCCCGTATGCGTCGCTGAGGATCACACCGCCTTCAGTCCGGAGCGTGCCGTAGAGGAGGAGAGCCGTCCGGGTCCCACCAGCGACACGGAGGACAAGAACGCTGTGGGGAGCCCGATGCCCGTCGAAGAAGGCGACAACAACGTTTCCAATCCCGCGAGCGACGAAGAGAACAAGAGCGTTTCGAGCCCCCCGCAGTGTGCGGCACTCGCTCGCGAGGCTGCCTCGAGTCCAGAGCCGGCCGAAGAGGAGAGCGAGTTGTCTAAGGCAGGCACCGACGGCGAGAGCCAGCCGCGAGAGTCCCCTCCCCAGAGGAAGTCCCTGTCCGAGCAGGAGGTCAAGGTGGTGCTGCACGCCCTGTGCTGCGGCATGCGGGCTGCCACGGAGCGGTACGGGGAGTCCCGGAGCCGGGTGGAGCAGTGGCTGAACCAGTGCGCGCAGCAGCTTGACCTGCTGAGCGTGGACAGCGAGGCTGGGGCCTCGACTCTGCTctccctggaggctgaggagcGGCTGGTCGAGTGGGTGTTGCTGCAGAGGGAGAGGCAGCTGCCCCTCACCGAGGAGACCTTCCTGCTCCGGCTCTCCGAACTTCTGGGGTCCCCCGGCCCTGGCCCCGACCCCGACTCCTCCTCCCGCTGCCTCTGGGGGGTGGGCTTCCTCCTCAGGCACAACCTCATCGCCTACGCCAAGATCACTGTGGCCCGCCAGCTGCCCCGGGAGATGGAGGGCGACGCCCGCAGCTTCCTGGAGTTCGCCCAGCGCCTGATCGCCGGCCGCGAGTTCCCCCGCCGCATGATCGGCAACGTGGACGAGATCCCGATCTTCCTGGAGCCAGAGGTGCTGAGTCGGCCCGAGGGCACCCCGGGGGCCCTGGGGGTGACCGGCGACGGGCAGCCGCAGTTCGTGGTGGTCTTCACCCTCCTGGCGGACGGCGGCCTGCTGCCCACCATGGTGTTCTCCCGGGGGGGACTGCCCCCTTGGCTGACGGTGCCCAGCGGCGTCCTGCTGGAGGTGAAGGAGGCGGGCCACGGCGAGTCGGAGGTGTTGGAGCTGTGGCTGAGCCGGGTGTGGCAGGGCCACGCAGCCCAGGCCCGGCGCGGCCGGAGCGCCCTGGTGCTGGACGCCGACCGCGGGCACCTCTCCGACGGCTTCATCGACCGGCTCAGCCGCTGCTGCTCCCTGCCGCTGGTCGTGCCCGCCGGCTGCACCTCCCGGCTCCAGCCCCTCGACATGTGCGTCAGCCAGGCCTTCCGGAACTTTCTGCAGAAGCGCTGGGCCGAGTACGCCCGCGAGGCGCGCTGCTACCGCGACGTCTACGGCGACGTGCTCCAGTCCCTGCTCAACTGGGTGGCCGAGGTCGCTGAATTCGTCGCCGCCAACAGCGACCTGGTGCGGCAGTCCTTCGCGGCCGCCGGCCTCGTGCCAGGCACTGCCTCTGCCCAGCACCGGGCGGCGGTGCAGGAGGAGCTGGTCACCTTCTTGCAGGAGCAGCTGGAGCTGGGCGCCAGGCCGGATGACGGCGCCGCTGGAGGAGACCAGGCCCCGGGCGCCCTGCCGTCTGACCCCAGGCTGCTGACCAGGCTCTTCGAGGCAGAGAGCGATGCCGAGTCCTTCCATGGTTTCCCCGAGAACGATTTGTAA